In one window of Bifidobacterium crudilactis DNA:
- a CDS encoding VanZ family protein, whose product MLGFLGYFSVSFITAVAIWPVVSLILTIPILAVIYHRYHALHFTAAFSAYLVVLYLLALVCFTLWPMPDNPAAFCASHHLHAQLNPFEFLTDVSRGGLYAILQIVMNVLFFVPLGFIMSRVFRWRFTVALPMCFATSLMIETAQLTGAFGFYPCSYRLFDVDDLLWNTVGGVIGFLMALAFARWIPVRTKAADDVVTRPGFIHRVVSLAIDLTCIYGLAGTLGLGFVVVVVKAGTYNMNGTYGFAGMTITSSGMRIVVLALMAMSFLIFELMMPVLARGQTLGGRFTHMTVEGKERTGWRRTAFYAGRTVVLAAVLGPWGIPALSFAVVLVLLIFWLVKRQMPYDLI is encoded by the coding sequence ATGCTCGGATTCCTCGGATACTTCAGCGTCTCCTTCATCACCGCAGTCGCCATATGGCCTGTCGTCTCGCTGATATTGACCATACCGATTCTCGCGGTGATCTATCACCGATATCACGCCTTGCATTTCACGGCGGCATTCTCGGCGTATCTCGTGGTGCTGTATCTGCTGGCGCTGGTGTGCTTCACCTTGTGGCCCATGCCCGATAATCCCGCTGCATTCTGCGCAAGCCATCATCTGCACGCGCAGTTGAATCCCTTCGAATTTCTGACGGATGTTTCGCGGGGCGGGCTTTACGCCATACTTCAGATCGTGATGAACGTGTTGTTCTTCGTCCCTTTGGGCTTCATCATGTCAAGGGTGTTCCGGTGGCGTTTCACCGTGGCTCTTCCCATGTGCTTCGCGACATCCCTGATGATCGAAACGGCGCAGCTCACCGGGGCATTCGGTTTCTATCCATGCTCCTACAGACTGTTCGATGTGGACGACCTGCTGTGGAACACCGTGGGCGGAGTCATAGGTTTTCTGATGGCGTTGGCATTCGCCAGGTGGATTCCCGTACGCACGAAGGCCGCTGATGATGTGGTTACTCGTCCCGGGTTCATTCATCGCGTGGTGTCCTTGGCGATTGACCTGACGTGCATCTACGGCCTTGCAGGCACTCTCGGGCTGGGATTCGTCGTTGTGGTGGTGAAGGCAGGCACCTACAACATGAACGGAACGTATGGTTTCGCAGGAATGACGATTACCTCATCAGGCATGAGAATCGTCGTGCTCGCCCTTATGGCGATGTCGTTCCTCATATTCGAGCTGATGATGCCGGTACTTGCCAGAGGGCAGACCCTGGGCGGGCGATTCACGCATATGACCGTGGAGGGCAAAGAACGTACAGGATGGCGACGCACGGCCTTCTATGCCGGACGGACCGTCGTCCTGGCTGCGGTCCTGGGGCCCTGGGGAATTCCTGCGTTGTCCTTTGCCGTGGTGCTGGTTCTGCTGATATTTTGGCTCGTGAAACGTCAGATGCCTTATGATCTGATCTGA
- a CDS encoding alpha/beta hydrolase, which translates to MDGLDVRATHLPDGLPGDQWQDDDVIAGYQRRTVVLGQDSEGDSIATFIRKAPASDDADEKRHGRCLRKLWARTRTTVFHTPERRPRPKAIMYIHGWNDYFYRRHVSEYWESLGVRFYAVDLRRYGRSLRSGEISGYIDDLHEYRAELNALHDLVVEEQGPDVRIMVVGHSQGGLIASLWMNTDHPTHVTAMALNSPWLELQGNRMLRIISTPVLKGLLLRGAHSALPIPDPGFYQRTILRKLGGQWDYDAYPFSDEQQFLPRAGWLEAIYRAQAEIAGGLDIQVPVLVSTSDRTMLQLTWDERMRESDSVLDVIAIREAALKLGDLVTIATIHQGIHDLTMSYPRPRRRYFAMVTRWSAQNAWHEEFPEQAVADALATVSAAGERTTNSFDDVVRQNDFEASTTGIV; encoded by the coding sequence ATGGACGGCCTGGATGTTCGTGCCACACACTTGCCCGATGGTCTGCCCGGCGATCAGTGGCAGGACGATGATGTCATTGCAGGATACCAACGGCGTACGGTCGTTCTCGGACAGGACAGCGAAGGCGACTCGATCGCGACCTTCATCAGGAAAGCGCCAGCGTCGGATGATGCGGACGAGAAACGGCACGGGCGATGCTTGCGGAAGCTGTGGGCGCGTACCCGGACGACAGTGTTCCATACGCCGGAACGTCGCCCGAGGCCAAAGGCGATCATGTACATCCATGGATGGAACGATTACTTCTATCGGCGGCACGTATCGGAATATTGGGAAAGCCTGGGCGTGCGTTTCTATGCCGTGGATCTGCGCAGATACGGCCGAAGTCTACGAAGCGGAGAGATATCCGGATATATCGATGACCTGCATGAGTACAGGGCGGAACTCAACGCCCTGCATGACCTTGTCGTTGAGGAACAAGGCCCGGACGTACGCATCATGGTGGTCGGGCACTCCCAAGGAGGCTTGATAGCTTCGTTGTGGATGAACACGGACCATCCCACGCATGTCACCGCCATGGCATTGAACTCCCCGTGGCTTGAACTACAGGGCAATCGGATGCTTCGCATCATCTCGACCCCGGTGCTCAAAGGGCTGCTGCTCAGAGGTGCGCACAGTGCATTGCCTATACCCGACCCGGGTTTCTACCAGCGAACGATACTCAGGAAACTCGGAGGGCAATGGGATTACGATGCCTATCCCTTCTCGGATGAGCAGCAGTTCCTTCCACGGGCCGGATGGCTGGAAGCGATTTACCGGGCTCAGGCGGAAATAGCAGGCGGCCTTGATATCCAGGTCCCAGTTCTGGTGAGCACTTCGGACCGCACGATGCTGCAGTTGACCTGGGACGAGAGGATGAGGGAGAGCGACTCAGTGCTGGACGTCATAGCCATACGGGAGGCGGCGCTCAAGCTGGGGGATTTGGTTACCATCGCGACCATTCACCAGGGCATACACGACCTGACGATGTCATACCCCCGTCCGCGAAGAAGGTATTTCGCGATGGTCACCCGATGGTCGGCACAGAATGCCTGGCATGAGGAATTCCCCGAGCAGGCGGTCGCTGATGCCCTCGCCACCGTCAGCGCGGCGGGGGAGCGAACGACGAACAGCTTCGACGATGTCGTTCGACAGAACGATTTCGAGGCTTCGACAACGGGAATAGTCTGA
- the gabT gene encoding 4-aminobutyrate--2-oxoglutarate transaminase: MSTDSFSATPISTVSDIPQRARELRTSIPGPKSQALTTRHHQAVSAGVGAYMPVFAQSASGSTITDVDGNRFIDLAAGIAVTGVGNAAPEVVEAVQTAVAKLTHTNFATTPYESYVEVCEKLAEHTPGDFPKKSVLLNSGAEAVENAVKIARKYTGRSAVIVMENAFHGRTNLTMAMTTKSSPYKRGFGAFAPDIYPVPYSYPLRDAFGSDGVAAAKDSIEKIELLVGHENVAAIIAEPLQGEGGFIVPAEGFLKTLSEWAHENGVLYVSDEIQSGFCRTGEWFASDHFGVVPDLITTAKALGGGMPISAVTGRAEIMDSVQPGGIGGTYGGNPVSCAAALAAISIMESKDLNERSRHISSVIASSLNPLVESLDTVAEVRGLGAMQAIEFVESGSMQPNKPLVARIVAKAMQAGLIMLTCGINGNVIRLLPPLVITDDELNEALDVLKAIIIEESAR; this comes from the coding sequence ATGTCCACAGACAGCTTCTCCGCAACCCCCATTTCCACCGTGTCGGATATCCCCCAGCGGGCCCGCGAACTGCGTACCTCGATTCCCGGCCCGAAGTCCCAGGCCTTGACCACGCGGCATCATCAGGCCGTCAGCGCCGGTGTCGGAGCCTATATGCCGGTCTTCGCGCAAAGCGCTTCGGGATCGACCATCACCGATGTAGACGGCAATCGTTTCATCGATCTCGCCGCAGGTATCGCGGTCACAGGGGTCGGCAACGCCGCACCGGAGGTCGTCGAGGCGGTTCAGACGGCCGTGGCCAAACTGACGCACACCAATTTCGCCACAACTCCGTATGAGAGCTATGTCGAGGTCTGCGAGAAACTCGCGGAACATACCCCAGGCGATTTCCCGAAGAAAAGCGTGCTGTTGAATTCGGGTGCGGAAGCCGTCGAGAACGCCGTCAAAATCGCCCGTAAATACACGGGACGTTCAGCGGTGATCGTGATGGAGAACGCATTTCACGGACGAACCAATCTGACGATGGCCATGACCACGAAATCCTCGCCGTACAAGCGTGGATTCGGTGCCTTTGCCCCCGATATCTACCCTGTTCCCTACTCATACCCGCTTCGTGACGCATTCGGCAGCGATGGTGTAGCAGCGGCGAAAGACAGCATCGAGAAAATCGAACTGCTGGTAGGTCATGAGAACGTCGCTGCGATCATCGCAGAACCGCTGCAGGGCGAGGGCGGCTTCATCGTCCCGGCCGAGGGCTTCCTCAAAACCTTGTCCGAGTGGGCACATGAGAACGGCGTTCTCTATGTCTCCGATGAAATCCAGTCGGGATTCTGCCGCACCGGCGAATGGTTCGCCTCCGATCACTTCGGAGTCGTTCCTGATCTCATCACCACCGCCAAGGCTCTTGGAGGCGGCATGCCGATTTCCGCAGTCACCGGACGGGCTGAAATCATGGATAGCGTCCAGCCGGGAGGCATCGGTGGCACCTATGGCGGCAATCCGGTGTCCTGCGCCGCGGCATTGGCTGCGATTTCGATTATGGAAAGCAAGGACCTCAACGAGCGTTCGCGGCATATCTCCTCCGTAATCGCATCTTCGCTGAATCCCTTGGTGGAATCTCTGGATACCGTTGCCGAAGTGCGTGGTCTGGGAGCCATGCAGGCCATCGAATTCGTCGAGTCCGGAAGCATGCAGCCCAACAAGCCCCTGGTCGCTCGCATCGTCGCCAAGGCCATGCAGGCCGGACTCATCATGCTGACCTGCGGCATCAACGGCAACGTCATCAGACTCCTGCCACCCCTGGTCATCACGGACGATGAGCTCAACGAAGCCCTGGATGTCCTTAAAGCCATCATCATCGAAGAAAGCGCCCGCTAA